Proteins found in one Bacteroidota bacterium genomic segment:
- a CDS encoding PorP/SprF family type IX secretion system membrane protein, translated as MKNIKLLIAICASCISTQLVVAQEDFHLSHGEAASLYMNPGLTGMYCGEKGDYRIVSDYRSQWSVLAKPFSTAFLSYDMPLRKGDKKWGVGGYLIDNHAGSGKFNTLNLMASGAYNIMDGTDKHYLTVGLQMGILYKSFDPASYTYDVQYSPSSGTFDNTIDPQESWANTSLLKFDANLGVFYKYIDEQKKYHPYGGFSIYHVTKPNDAFTDYKSRLPMRFVVQTGCDITINDQFSLRPHFIYMNQAKAYDANLGCLVFYKIKNSSLDALAGVDYRWKDAIVAHIGFRQDQHYFRFSYDINTSSLNNYTGGRGAWEFSLILVGFRDQPLFKPMF; from the coding sequence ATGAAAAATATTAAACTTCTTATCGCGATTTGTGCAAGTTGTATTTCAACACAACTCGTAGTTGCGCAGGAGGATTTCCATCTTTCGCACGGTGAAGCCGCTTCTCTTTATATGAATCCCGGATTAACCGGAATGTACTGCGGTGAAAAAGGAGATTACCGTATTGTTAGCGATTACCGTTCTCAATGGAGTGTTCTTGCAAAACCGTTTTCAACAGCATTTCTTTCCTACGACATGCCACTTCGCAAGGGAGATAAAAAATGGGGAGTGGGCGGATATCTTATAGATAATCACGCTGGCTCTGGAAAATTCAACACACTTAATTTAATGGCTTCCGGCGCTTACAATATTATGGACGGAACGGACAAACATTATTTAACGGTTGGTTTGCAAATGGGAATTTTGTATAAAAGTTTTGATCCTGCATCTTATACTTACGATGTTCAATATTCTCCTTCTTCCGGAACATTCGACAACACGATTGATCCGCAGGAATCCTGGGCGAATACAAGCCTTCTGAAATTTGATGCTAACCTGGGTGTATTTTATAAATACATTGACGAACAAAAAAAATATCACCCTTACGGAGGTTTTTCGATTTATCACGTAACAAAACCGAATGACGCATTCACAGATTACAAAAGCCGTTTACCAATGCGTTTTGTGGTGCAAACAGGATGTGATATAACCATCAATGACCAATTTTCACTTCGCCCCCATTTTATTTACATGAATCAGGCAAAAGCGTACGATGCGAATTTAGGTTGCCTTGTTTTTTACAAGATCAAAAATTCTTCGCTCGATGCGCTTGCAGGTGTTGATTATCGCTGGAAAGATGCAATCGTTGCGCACATTGGTTTCCGCCAGGATCAGCATTATTTCCGTTTCAGTTATGATATCAATACTTCATCGCTGAATAATTATACCGGCGGAAGGGGTGCCTGGGAATTTTCCCTGATACTTGTCGGGTTCCGTGATCAGCCGTTGTTCAAGCCGATGTTCTGA